From a single Nostoc sp. MS1 genomic region:
- a CDS encoding HARBI1 family protein, with protein MVDSYEQVRERPGDNKEQEKYYSGKASKHTFKIQIIILPNGSDIVDVVAGEPGPKSDITLFRENRDNFEPQQKFQGDLGYLGEDLIDTPIKTPRKGKLTIDQKQQNQEFSSKRVFVEHRIRSVKIFRVVQERFRLNPKKYAEVILTICGLVRFRIGALILPPEIHASA; from the coding sequence ATTGTAGATAGCTATGAGCAAGTCAGAGAAAGACCTGGAGATAATAAAGAGCAAGAAAAATATTACTCAGGTAAAGCAAGTAAACATACATTTAAAATTCAGATAATTATCTTGCCTAATGGCAGCGATATCGTTGATGTTGTGGCAGGAGAACCGGGTCCAAAAAGTGATATAACTTTATTCCGAGAAAACCGTGATAACTTTGAGCCACAACAGAAATTTCAGGGAGACTTAGGATATCTAGGCGAAGATTTAATTGATACTCCTATTAAAACACCAAGAAAAGGAAAGTTAACAATTGACCAGAAACAACAAAATCAAGAGTTTTCGTCCAAACGAGTATTTGTTGAACACCGAATCCGTTCAGTAAAAATATTTCGAGTTGTTCAAGAAAGATTTCGGTTAAATCCGAAAAAATATGCTGAGGTAATTTTGACAATTTGTGGACTAGTAAGATTCCGAATTGGCGCACTTATATTACCACCAGAAATCCACGCAAGCGCCTGA
- a CDS encoding helix-turn-helix domain-containing protein: MTTFQLLGIQFGVSESTANDTFNYWLPLLRELLPSSLIEQVKKKNLTIK; this comes from the coding sequence ATGACAACCTTTCAACTTTTGGGTATCCAGTTTGGAGTGAGCGAGTCTACAGCAAATGACACATTTAACTATTGGTTGCCACTCTTGAGAGAATTGTTACCATCCAGTTTAATTGAACAAGTAAAAAAAAAGAATCTGACTATCAAGTAG
- a CDS encoding GGDEF domain-containing protein: MRFIQTLEAKPKWFSSLLSILLMLVISLIDYYIPPEISVSVLYLIPIGISSWFVNQDMGFLISVASDMSSLIVNQIQDNYHLHPLIHFWNALVMLAFFLFVNHLLSQLKVTLKNLEKLARTDNLTGLTNRGFFLDIVNSEIEKSLRHQEPLTLAYVDVDDFKQINDQFGHNFGDRLLQLVAQTTTTTLRKIDVIARIGGDEFAILLPRTSYGAAEVVLKRVQQALLCSMQQENLHVTFSIGAVTFERPPRSVNEIIEIADNLMYSAKKKGKNLLEHELYELGLMSDKCC, from the coding sequence ATGCGTTTTATCCAAACATTAGAGGCTAAACCTAAATGGTTCTCAAGCTTATTAAGCATATTGCTTATGTTAGTTATTAGTTTAATTGACTACTATATACCCCCAGAGATTTCCGTATCAGTACTATATTTAATTCCTATTGGTATTTCTTCATGGTTTGTTAACCAGGATATGGGATTTTTAATCTCAGTAGCCAGTGATATGAGCAGTCTCATAGTTAATCAAATTCAGGATAACTACCATCTGCATCCTTTAATACATTTTTGGAATGCACTAGTAATGTTAGCTTTCTTTTTATTTGTGAATCATCTGCTTTCACAACTAAAAGTTACCTTAAAAAATCTAGAAAAATTAGCCAGAACAGATAATTTAACAGGTTTAACCAATAGAGGTTTTTTTTTAGATATAGTCAATAGTGAGATTGAAAAGTCATTGAGACACCAAGAACCTTTAACATTAGCTTACGTCGATGTGGATGACTTCAAGCAAATTAATGATCAGTTTGGGCATAATTTTGGCGATCGCTTACTACAACTAGTAGCCCAAACTACTACAACCACCCTGAGAAAAATTGATGTAATTGCCAGAATAGGTGGTGATGAATTTGCTATTTTACTACCACGTACCAGTTATGGAGCAGCTGAAGTAGTACTAAAAAGAGTACAACAAGCTCTTTTATGTTCTATGCAGCAAGAAAATCTGCATGTCACTTTTAGTATTGGCGCTGTTACTTTTGAGCGTCCCCCACGTTCAGTTAATGAAATTATCGAAATCGCTGATAATTTAATGTACTCCGCTAAAAAGAAAGGTAAAAACTTATTGGAACATGAATTGTATGAGTTGGGATTGATGAGTGATAAGTGCTGTTAG
- a CDS encoding DUF2157 domain-containing protein: MSSPPDHSLRIEVKLPSSHPQLLEGLDIWLRLGLISDTQVRQICREYLVCRVQLQLQSSPEEERIGAIRTPEKSLIAQLPEPKRKQPKQPAQPNIVSRMLQSLGEELSVRWLLFLGVFLVVVSSGVLAASQWEKFPASGQYGVLLAYTLSFWGFSFWAGRQNNLRLTAQTLLIVTLLLVPVNFWAMDSFGLWHNPLDWITLAIAAPILTVVTTSLCRNPIVIGNFPRGNLPLINILGLSYLHWGWKLSGFPLIAVYAAMISTTIITIYHSRRQQHRQYIPLANEGEQPQKQIINIYAAVIVYSLLLLLSRAIFVAGVDITQLGLAIGVCGWLTTWLAQQQRKPQTTPSSPPTPLTPVGERSRTTTPFPWEKLGGILLFIGWLVAVIDHPEQAIAVSGLILWVEGVRLYRYNLQADFVLSFVVGLQAIWLGWRLVPAGVQKLAIIVGTQLTQAQNEPWALLSIALFPYLVLVVVLTEIFHHQRKRELAQCGEFLALIFGTCLTTIATVNPTLRSLNLLLSTITLATVSQRRSPVPVPLVYLTHVGGLLTLVSIIDKLFPRLTVPLWASILIVLMVVEWAYSLGTGLWRRSAWHIGLGLAIISFLLLWTHIEPAWVGEYNKGHWWIIMWIATPITLTGLASRTTAKQRTTNSLLSILTVGMTQLLTLPLPGTRLISLAVSTGVMYANSHYLPKQEVAGVTIGFGLSLIAALLWEGIPGLPRLAIAGWYIVGAIATLSLWLGRTLLLRRSQELAGVYAVAADKWAIALCGVELSLLTYHSLGIYQDFTKPGILYLIAIAITLGAIIYRSWRQPTDWAFYGIGWCVELMVAEVLGFREPSIIRIAIANIALGLFTQVLGEWWRRRYQLTKLPSSFHILPIFYGLFSVLLRINTFTDWSGLCSLGVSLIFIGVGRRSQDFKPLLYLGIAGVSVSAYEILFYQMLQASGGGLGDGLIAMAALGTSIMSAYRILTPWLKNYLRLSTQELQVIAHLHWLWSSALLMTAISFPIQVNRLVGLGTGAVLIVYAILQGKNAPDSSVSRVFGRISTADLWVYLGFLLVAGMRVYWRETAVGQWITGPLVPWNGAIACVFAYFLYILPWQRWGWSQKPWQQAAYIVPLVILGETRLYVHPFTLLIAAGFYVFLAKVAENIRFTYISLVLINWALFNWFAQLRLTDSLWYVTVIGLSLLYIAQIDPQLTQPDSKVGRHSLRVFGSGIICFWAILFYQNAPLIPGSFALIAIFAGLALRIRAFLYVGTATFFITSIYQLVIFSLRYPFLKWVVGLLVGIALISIAANFETRRAQLNSLLRNTSNQFEEWE, from the coding sequence ATGTCATCGCCTCCTGATCATTCACTAAGAATCGAAGTTAAGCTACCTTCCTCCCATCCTCAACTACTAGAAGGGTTGGATATATGGTTGCGTTTGGGTTTGATAAGCGATACTCAAGTTAGGCAAATATGTAGAGAATATCTTGTTTGTCGGGTACAGTTACAACTCCAATCTTCGCCGGAAGAGGAACGGATAGGTGCAATCAGAACACCAGAAAAGTCATTAATAGCCCAGTTACCAGAACCAAAAAGAAAACAACCAAAACAACCAGCACAACCTAACATCGTTTCCCGAATGTTGCAGTCTTTGGGAGAAGAATTAAGTGTGCGGTGGCTGCTGTTTCTGGGAGTATTTTTAGTTGTAGTTTCATCTGGTGTACTAGCTGCAAGTCAGTGGGAGAAATTCCCGGCTTCTGGGCAGTATGGAGTTTTATTGGCTTATACTTTGAGTTTTTGGGGGTTCAGTTTCTGGGCTGGTAGACAAAATAACCTGAGATTGACGGCGCAGACATTATTAATTGTCACTCTGTTATTAGTTCCCGTTAATTTCTGGGCAATGGACAGCTTCGGGTTGTGGCATAATCCTCTAGACTGGATAACATTAGCGATCGCCGCCCCGATATTAACAGTAGTGACAACATCGCTATGTAGAAATCCCATAGTTATCGGTAACTTCCCCAGAGGAAATTTACCCTTAATAAATATTCTCGGTTTAAGTTATCTGCATTGGGGCTGGAAATTATCAGGATTCCCCTTGATTGCCGTTTATGCGGCAATGATCAGCACAACCATCATCACAATTTATCACAGCCGCCGACAGCAACACCGCCAATATATACCCTTGGCAAACGAAGGCGAACAACCCCAGAAACAGATTATTAATATCTATGCTGCCGTAATAGTCTATTCTTTATTACTGCTTTTATCACGAGCTATTTTTGTCGCTGGCGTTGATATTACCCAATTAGGTTTAGCCATTGGTGTTTGCGGTTGGTTAACAACTTGGCTAGCACAACAACAAAGAAAACCACAAACAACCCCCTCATCTCCCCCCACTCCCCTAACCCCGGTTGGTGAGCGTAGCCGAACCACCACCCCCTTCCCTTGGGAAAAACTCGGCGGTATCCTCCTATTCATCGGTTGGCTAGTAGCTGTCATAGATCATCCAGAACAGGCGATCGCAGTTAGTGGTTTAATCTTATGGGTTGAAGGAGTGCGGCTATACAGATACAACTTACAAGCAGATTTTGTCTTATCATTTGTCGTTGGTTTACAGGCGATTTGGTTAGGTTGGCGGTTAGTTCCTGCTGGAGTGCAGAAATTAGCGATCATTGTTGGTACGCAACTTACCCAAGCACAAAATGAACCTTGGGCATTACTGAGTATTGCCTTATTTCCTTACTTAGTTCTCGTCGTAGTTCTCACAGAAATCTTTCATCATCAGCGCAAGCGAGAATTGGCACAATGTGGTGAGTTTTTAGCACTGATATTTGGCACTTGTTTAACAACGATCGCCACAGTTAATCCTACCTTGCGATCGCTGAATTTATTACTGTCCACCATCACCTTAGCAACCGTCAGCCAACGACGTTCTCCTGTACCTGTTCCCTTAGTTTACCTCACCCACGTTGGCGGATTATTAACCCTAGTATCAATCATAGATAAGTTATTCCCCCGCCTCACTGTACCCCTGTGGGCAAGCATTCTCATCGTCCTCATGGTGGTAGAGTGGGCGTATAGTCTGGGAACTGGATTATGGCGACGTAGTGCATGGCACATCGGACTAGGGTTAGCTATTATCAGTTTCTTGTTGTTGTGGACTCATATCGAACCCGCTTGGGTGGGCGAATACAACAAAGGGCATTGGTGGATCATAATGTGGATAGCCACACCCATAACCCTGACAGGTTTAGCCAGTCGTACAACTGCCAAGCAACGCACCACTAATAGTCTATTGAGTATCCTAACGGTAGGGATGACACAGCTATTAACCCTACCCTTACCCGGAACCAGATTAATTAGTTTGGCTGTGAGTACGGGTGTGATGTATGCCAATAGCCACTATCTACCCAAGCAAGAAGTTGCAGGCGTTACCATTGGCTTTGGCTTAAGTTTGATTGCGGCGTTGTTGTGGGAAGGTATTCCCGGTTTACCACGCCTAGCCATTGCCGGATGGTATATTGTGGGTGCGATCGCCACTTTAAGTTTATGGTTAGGACGCACATTACTATTACGCCGTAGTCAGGAATTAGCAGGTGTATATGCAGTTGCGGCTGATAAATGGGCGATCGCACTATGTGGTGTAGAATTATCGCTGCTTACATACCATTCCTTGGGTATTTACCAAGATTTTACCAAGCCAGGAATTTTATACTTAATTGCCATAGCCATAACTTTAGGCGCAATTATTTATCGCAGTTGGCGACAACCCACAGACTGGGCATTTTATGGAATTGGTTGGTGTGTTGAGTTAATGGTAGCTGAGGTACTAGGATTTCGTGAACCTTCAATTATTCGGATTGCGATCGCTAACATTGCCTTGGGTTTATTTACGCAAGTTTTAGGCGAATGGTGGCGAAGACGTTACCAATTAACCAAACTACCCAGCAGTTTCCACATCCTACCTATATTCTATGGTCTATTTAGCGTCCTGTTACGAATTAACACCTTTACCGATTGGTCTGGGTTGTGTTCTTTAGGCGTATCATTAATTTTCATTGGTGTCGGGCGACGTAGCCAAGACTTCAAACCCCTGCTTTACTTGGGGATTGCTGGCGTATCCGTCTCCGCTTATGAAATCTTGTTCTATCAAATGTTACAAGCCTCTGGTGGCGGTTTGGGTGATGGCTTAATTGCTATGGCTGCCCTTGGCACAAGTATCATGTCAGCCTACCGCATCCTCACCCCTTGGCTGAAAAACTACCTCCGCCTGAGTACCCAAGAACTACAAGTAATTGCTCATCTCCATTGGTTGTGGAGTAGCGCCTTACTGATGACAGCAATTAGCTTTCCTATCCAAGTTAACCGCCTTGTGGGGTTAGGAACGGGAGCCGTTTTAATTGTCTACGCCATCCTGCAAGGTAAAAATGCACCAGACTCATCTGTGTCGCGTGTCTTCGGACGCATCAGTACAGCAGATTTATGGGTTTACCTGGGCTTCTTGTTAGTAGCAGGGATGAGAGTTTACTGGCGAGAAACTGCCGTAGGACAATGGATTACAGGCCCCTTAGTACCTTGGAATGGAGCGATCGCTTGCGTATTTGCCTACTTTTTGTATATATTACCGTGGCAACGTTGGGGATGGTCACAAAAACCTTGGCAACAAGCCGCCTATATTGTGCCACTGGTAATTTTAGGGGAAACCAGACTCTACGTTCACCCCTTCACTCTACTTATCGCCGCCGGCTTCTACGTCTTCTTAGCCAAGGTAGCCGAAAACATCCGTTTTACCTATATCAGTCTGGTGTTGATAAATTGGGCATTATTTAACTGGTTTGCTCAATTACGCCTTACAGATAGTTTATGGTACGTCACAGTTATTGGTTTATCACTGCTGTATATCGCCCAAATAGATCCACAACTAACACAACCGGACTCTAAAGTAGGTCGTCACAGCTTACGAGTTTTTGGTAGTGGCATAATATGTTTCTGGGCAATTCTATTCTATCAAAATGCCCCCCTCATACCTGGAAGTTTTGCTTTAATTGCCATCTTTGCGGGACTGGCTTTGCGAATTAGGGCATTTCTCTATGTTGGTACAGCCACCTTTTTCATTACCAGCATTTACCAGTTAGTAATTTTTAGCTTGCGTTACCCCTTCTTAAAATGGGTAGTCGGTTTATTGGTGGGTATTGCCTTAATCTCCATCGCTGCTAACTTTGAAACCCGCCGCGCACAACTAAATTCTCTACTTCGTAATACTAGTAATCAATTTGAGGAATGGGAGTAA